Sequence from the Microbacterium dextranolyticum genome:
AAGGATCGGGTGGCGAGCGGCGGGTCGGACGGGCAGTCCCGGCCGGGTTGAGCCCGCGCGGCCGCGCTGGGATCAGTCGGTCATGGATGGGGCGTCGGCCCGGGCATCCCACGCGCGTCGGCTCGCGGAGATGCCGGCGCGGTGGGCTTCGGCCCAGTCGGCGAGGGCGCGAAGGGGGACGGTCAGGCTTTCACCGACGGGGGTGAGTGCGTATTCGACCGCGGGCGGGCGGGTGTGCAAGACCGTGCGGTCGATGAGCCCGTCGCGTTCGAGACGCTGGAGGCTGAGAGTCAGCATCCGCTGTGAAATCCCGTCGACCCTGCGCTGCAGCGCGCGAAAGCGGTGCGGTTCGCGGGCGAGCGCGGCGAGGATGAGGATCGACCACTTGTCGCCGATGCGTTCGAGGACGTCCTTGACGGAGCACTCGCCCGCCGTGACCTGGTCGGCGGTGGTCACATCGGTGTGCGCAGGGGACATGAAAGTGCCTTCTGGTGGGGTGGAATCGCGGTTACTAGCTTCGTGATGGTGACTGATAGTAACCACATCGCCCGTGCGGGCACGGTCGGAATCGTCGGTGCGGGGCGGATCGGCCGCGCGCTGGCGCAGCTTCTGGAATCGAACGGGCGCGAGGTGCTGCTCGGGTCGCGTCGCGCCGGCGAGGGGAGCGATGTCACGGTGTCGCTGGCCGACGCGGCATCGGCCGACATCGTCGTCCTCGCGCTGCCGCACGCGGCGATCGAGGAGAACCTGGCGATGCTCGCGGCGATCGCACCCGGCACGGTGGTGATCGATGTGGCCAACGCCGTGCGGGTGGACGACGGGCGGTGCCGGTCGGCGCTCGCCGTGCCGCATGGGCGATGGCTCGCCGACCGGCTGCCGCACGTGCGCGTGGCGCGGGCATTCACGCACGTGCAGGACGAGCTGCTGGTCAGCCGTGCGACGCGTCAGCCCGGGGCGTGGGCGGTCGCGGTGGCAGCCGATGACGCGGAGGCCCAGGACGTGGCCGCGGATGTCGTGCGTTCGGCGGGGTACGTTCCGGTGGTCGTGGGGGCGCTCGACGAGTCGGCGGTGCTGGATGCCGGTGGGCCGCTGTTCCTGCGGATGCTGCTGCCGGGCGACCTGAGCGATGTGGTCGCGGACTGGCGCCGCGCGCGGCGATAGCGCCGGTTACTCGCGACCGCGGAGGCGGTCGATGTCGCGGCGTTCGCGTTTGGTGGGCCGTCCAGCTCCGCGATCGCGGACGGCGAGCTGCGCCACGGGCTCGCGCGCGGGCGTGCGGTCATCGGCCGCGAGAGCAGCGAGAGGCGCGCCGACGCGTTTGGCCAGCAGCTGACGCACGATGAGAATGCGGTCGAACCCGGCGATGCGGACGCGCACCTCGTCGCCGACCCGCACCGGCTGCGAGGCTTTGACCTTCTCGCCACCCACGCGAACGTGACCGGCGCGGCACGCGGTCGTGGCGGCCGAGCGGGTCTTGTAGACGCGCACCGCCCACAGCCAGGCGTCGAGACGGACCGATTCGCTCATCCTCCGATTCTGCCGGTTGGTGAGGTGGCGAGTGTCGTGAATGCAGAGGGTGGATGGATGCCGGGAGGGAAGCCGCGATGGGGTCTGTGCGAAGTCGCCGTGGCGGTGTTCTGCGGAACGGCCTCGACGACGTCTTCGTCGCTATGGTTCGCATCGGTCCGGCAGACCCGTTAGGATAGGGGAGTTGTCCGCGTGCGGATGACGGACCGGGATGTGGCGCAGCTTGGTAGCGCACTTGACTGGGGGATAAGTTCAATAGCCCTCGGATCAGTCCGAAACAACTAAACAACGGGATGTGGCGCAGCTTGGTAGCGCACCTGACTGGGGGTCAGGGGGTCGCAGGTTCAAATCCTGTCATCCCGACAGAAAAGCCCTGATGGGAAGCAATTTCTTGTCAGGGCTTCTTTCGTTTTCGGTGATCTGCGCTCGGTCCCGTCGCGGGTGCGGAATCGGGTCCAGCGGCGCTCTTCTGGCAGCGGGTTGACATCGGCGCGAAGGAAGTTAGTGGGCCAAAAAGTGGAAATCTAGTGGGCCAATTTCCGGGCAACACCATGCCCCGCCTCCTTGCGGAGCCGGGGTGGGCGTGCCGGGTCAGAGCTGGGGCGTGGGTCGTCGAGGAGTCTCCTTCCTGCGCGTCTGTGCCGGGCTGGCGAGGAACTGGTTTGCGAGTTTCGCAGCCTCGCTCAGATGTCGGTGATCGGGATGGAGGTAGCCCTTGGTCGTCTCGATTGAGGCATGGCCGAGGATGCGCTGCAGCACGTGCAGTGGGACGCCGGAATCGGCGAGCCAGGTTGCGCCTGTGTGCCGGAGTCCGTGGCGTTTGAGGTTCTCGAGCCCGAGCCCTGTGACGAGCTGATCCCACTTGGTCGCGTCCCGCACCGTGGCCGTGGTGAGCACTCCTCCCCGCGGCCCCCGGAGCAGCGGATCTTCCGGGCTCCTCCCAGTGGTGAGGCGGACGAGGATCGGTTCGAGCGCGTCGAGGATCGGCACGTAGCGGGTGGTGCGTCCTTTCGTCTCCTTCGTGACCAGTCCCCCTTTGCCGGGGTAGGTCTGCCGTTCGATCGTCACGATCCGACTGTTCCAATCGATGTCTCCGGCTTGGAGGCCAGCGACCTCTGAGCCGCGGGCGGAGAGCAGCGCGCAGAGCATGACGTGATCGGCGTAGCTCTGATGCACTTCCGCGCAGGCGTCTGCGAGCTGGTTCAGGGTGTCGAGGTCCGGGATCGCGAAGGCACGGAATCCGCCGGTCTGCCGCTTGTCGTCCTTGCCGTAGGTGCGACGTGCTCGGGTTCTCGCGGGGTTGGACGGGATCACTTCGTCGCGCACGGCGACATCGAGCACGCGCACCAGGGGCGCGATGCTGTTCTTCACGGTCGATGGCCCGTACTCGGTCTCCCACCGGTCGATGGTGCGGTCGATGAGGCCGGTGCTGATCCTGCTGACCTTGAGGTGCCCGAGCGCGGGCAGGACGCGGAGCCGGAGACCGGCGTCGTAGCCGTCGACAGTGGAGGTCGGGTCGAGGCCGCGCTGCCAACGGTCGCCGATGGAATCCACGTACTCCTTGAGCGTGATGAGCATGTCCGCGCCCGTCTCGGTGGACTGGCGCATCTTCTCGAAGAACGCCTCCGCCTCTTCCTGGGTGGCGACGAACTCGGACCGGCTCGGACGCTTCTTCGTATGCGGATCGGTCCACCGCACCCGTGCGAGTAGCCCGCTCCCGCGACTCTCGGTGCTCTCGGTGAGTTTCACGCCGAGCGGCGGCATCTGATGCGTGCGCGGATCAGCCATGCTCCACCTCGCGTTCAAGCACCCAGGCGCGCACAGTCGGCGGGTTGTAGCGTGCGACCGCACCGACCTGCACGAATGGTGGCCCCTCCTGCTGGCTGCGCCAGCGAGAGAGCGTGGCCGGAGAGACGTTCAGGAACTCGGCGGCTTCGCGGGAGTTCCAGAGCGGTTCGACGGCATCAGTCGTCACGGACATCATCAGCCGACCGTCGCGCACGGAGAAACTCGTCCTCGATCTCCTGACGCGCCTGCACGTCCGCCGCCACGAAGTCGATGAAGTCCTCTGCGCGATCCGTGATCGTCTCGTCTTCGATCGGCCCCTGCGGGTCTTCGCCCGGCCAGATGGTCTGCCGTGTCGGGCGGTCGCGGTCGATCCGGGTGCCGCAGGTTGCGACCCATTCGCGGAGCCGGTCGCGGGCGGCTGCGAAGTCGGTGTGCCAGGCGATCGGCCCGGAGGCCGATTGGTCGGGGTCGTAGCTCGCGATCCAGTGCAGATGCAGAGCCGAGAGCTCCCACACCAGTTCGGGGTGCCGGTGCCAGAACGGAGGCACGACCGATGCAGGCAGACCGTAGGTGCGGCGGAGCCAGTCAACCCACTGGTTCAGCGCCAACCATTCCGCTTCGGCATCGCCCGAGGAGAGGAGATTCCAATTGATCGGGCGCGGCGGCTCCGGGAGCGCCGTACCGGCCATGAGCTGGTCGTACAGGTCGTCTTCCTCGATCTCGGAATCGAACTCTGCCTCGGGCTCATCGCTGGGCGTCGGAGGCAACGGGATCTCACTCACGCTGGTCACCGCCCCAGCACTATCGCGGCCGGCGCACGAAATTCGACCGCCGCCGACGGGGACGATGCAGGCAGCGTAGGCGCGGCGTCGACGGGGCGAGGGCTTCGCGTTACCGTGTAGCGCGGATGCGAGGTATCGAAGAGAAGCTTGTCGGCGCGGAACTGGATCTGTTCGACGCTCTCTCCGCGACGCTCGAACGTCCGCGAGTGGAACTCGCCGAGCGCGACCACATCGTCGCCCTCGGTGAACAACTCGAAGGCGGTCTCGGCTCGGTCACCCAGGACGGTGAGTCCGACATAGGCGGTTCCCGTGAGCGTGAAGGTGCCGTCGTCCTGGCGCTGATACTGCTTCTGCCCGAGCTGGGTCACGAACAGCAGTAGCCCGTTCTGCAGCCGCTTCAACTGCGGGGTTCGGGCGAGATACCCAGCCGCTGAGGTCTTGGATCGCATGTCCAACGCACTTCTCCTACCTGCACCGCGCCGGTCGCGGCTCTACTCCGTAGGTGCGCCGCCGTCACCCACGGCCCCGCGGTAGTGCAGCTGCGCTTCGACTTCGGTACGGTCTGCGATGAGCTGCGCCCTGTCGGTGCGCTCGGTCCAGCGGCGGAGCCGAGTGACGATCGGTGGCGCCGCGCGGAGGAGCACGAGGCCGGTGCCGAACGGGAGGCGGCGGATCGTGTCGGGCGGCATGATCGGAACCCGTCGGATGGAGCGTTGTGCGGAGCGGGAGCCGTGGTCGCCGACGGTCGTGGAGTCGGTGATCTCGTCGCGTTCCCCGATGAGGGTGGAGAGGTCTTGGAGGTCGCGGCTGTTGGAGGCGCCGCCGAGGATGATCTTCACGATCGCGGCATCCCAAATCGCGTGCGCCGCGTTCTCGGACCACCGTTCGCGGGCTTGGGCGAGGGACTGCAGGACGGGCATGGTCGTGATCCCGGTGCCGCCGCCCTCGGCCATGAGCGTCGGCAACGACGGCAGCGGGGACAGGTTCGCGACCTCGTCGAGCGCGAGCAGTAACGGTGGGTCGAGCCGGGCCCCGGAGCTTCGGGCTGCGAGTCGGCGCGCAGCTTCCACCACGTCTTCGATGAGTGCCGCGACCAGGGGTGCGCTGTTGTTCGCCCCCGCAGCCGTCGCGAGGAGATACAGCGTGCCCCGCTGCTCCAGAAACGCTTGGGGGTCAAAGGTCTCGTCTGGGTCGGGTGTCACGGCGTCGAGCACGCGCGGGTCCGCGAGGGCAGCAAGTGCGAGAGAGACGCCCTGCCAGATCGAATCCCGGGTTCGCGGGTCGGCGTCGATCATCGCTTGCAGTGCTTCCGCCCAGCCGCCGGCCGCATCGGGGTGTGCGGCGAGGATCGACACGGCGTCACCGGCGGCGGCGGGGTCGAGTGTCCACCGGAACAGGTCGGCTGGCTGTCTATGGTCGAGGGCGGCGGCATGGAGGAGGCACTGGAGCGCGACCCGGGTCTTCGCTTCCCAGAAGTCGCCCCCTTCCACGCCGCCTTTCCCGAGCCCGGTCGCAGACGCGAGCCCGGACGCGCGGATCATTGCCGTCAACGGGTCCGCGCAGCCGCGAACGGGCGACCAGCGTAGCCCTGCAGGGATGCCATCGGCGAGATGCTGCGGATCGAACACCGCGACCGGCCCGACCTTCTGGCGGGCGCGGATCGTCGCGGTCACATTGTCGGGCCGGGTGCTGGTGGTGATGACCGCGCCGGGCGCGTCGAGGATCGTGTTGATGACGATGTGGACGCCTTTCCCGCTCCGAGGCGGCCCGATCAGCAGGATCGAGTCCTCGACCGATGCCCACACCTCGACCCCGCGGGAGGCCCCGATCCGATATCCGACATCCGCCGGCTCCGGGTGGTCGAGGGAGGGGCGCAGGTTCCCGGCCCGGGCGCGCAGTGCCCGCGGCGAGCCGGCGTGGGCGACTTCGGTGCGGGTCGCGATCCCGGCGATCCGGTACGGGTCCATCGCCTGCCGCCGCAAGTGAAGGCGGAACAGCACCCAGACCCGCCACGCAGCAGCCCCGGCGCCGAAGATCAGCACCCCGGCGATCAGCCAATACACGACCGGGTTGAGACCGGGAGCGCCGAGCACACTTGCGGGATCGCCCGGCCGCAACAGCACCCCGGCCCCGGCCCCAAGTCCAGCCACTGGTTGCGGAATCCCGGTGACGAACGCGGCGATGCTGCCCGCGGCGCGGAGGAGCACGGCGATCATTCCGAGGGCGGCGAGGAGGACGAGGGCGGCGTTGGTGAGTTCGTCGCCGAGCGTCCCGGTTGGACGGATCGGACTGCTCATGTGGGTTGGCCGATGCAGATGGTGCCGGAGATTCGGCCGAGCAGGACCACTTCTCGTGTTGGCGCGTGATCGAGGTAGCGGGCATCGATCAGCGTGCGCGAGATCCCGTCCGGTCCGGTCTCGGTGTGCGCAATCACAATCGCCACGGCCACGTCTTCACCAGGAACGAACCCCGACCCCGCGAACTCTGCCAGTCTCGGTCGCACCGGCTCGGGCTGGGGCTGTACGGTCTCGACGGTCTGGCTGACGTGCTGTTGCGCCGGCGCGGGGGCCGGCGCTGGTGCCGGAGCCGTACGTCGCGGTTTGGATGGGACGCGGTAGTCGGTGATGACCCTGCCGTCGGTCTCGACCACGTCGACGCGGAGCGTCTGCCCGGGCCGCTGATCGCTGATCGCATCCACGATGTGCGGGAAGGAGGCGCGCCGCCACGGTGGCGCGAACTCCACCGGAAGATACGGGGCGCCGTCGACGGTGACGTGCAGGGTGCCGTCATCTTGGACGGCCATTCGCACCATCACCACCACGGACGAATCAGTTTTCGCTCGGGCACGCTTCGACATACGGTTCTCCTTCGAGATCACAGAGGGGCGCCGCCCGCCGCGCGGTCACTGGCGGGCCGCAGGGGGTGGTTCAGAGGGCGGTGCGCCTCGCGGCCTTGCCGGCATCCGGGGCCGCGCGGCGGGCGACTTCCTGGATGGCGGGGCTGAGGAACGATGCCGGGGCGGGGTCGAGGAGTTCGGTGATGTCGCCGGCATGGGTGATGACCTCGGCGAGGCCTTCTCGCAGCAGCCGGTGACAGCCGGATGACGCGGCGGAGGTGATGGGGCCGGGGACGGCGCCGACGGGGCGTCCGAGCTCGGTCGCGCGGGCGGCAACCAACAGCGACCCGGACCGATACCCGGCCTCCGGGATGACGGTCGCGCCGCCGAGTGCAGCGAGGAGGCGGGCGCGGGCGATGAACCGCCACCGGGTGAGCACCGTCTCCGGCGGTGCCTCACTGATCTGGACTCCACCAGCATCGACAACGTCCTGGAACAGTTCCGCGTGCCCGGACGGGTACGGGCGATCCAGGCCGCCGACGGCGACGGCGATCGTGGATGCGGGGCGCGCACCGAGAGCCGCACGGTGCGCGGCCGCATCGATCCCATACGAGCCGCCCGCGACGACGATCCGCGGCTCCCGGGCGAGATCCGAGACGATTTCCCTGGTGACGTGCTCGCCGTATGCGGAGGAGGCGCGCGCCCCGGTGAACGTCACCCGCGACGCCAGCGACGAGGTGAGCAGCTCGGGATTCCCTTTCGCCCACAGCATCACCGGGGCCCGATCGCCGAGATCCGCGAACGAGACAGGCCACCCGAGACTGCCGGGCGTGAGGACGCGAAGCTGATGCTGGTCAGTGAGACGGGCCACCCGGTCGGCGAGACCATCAACCAGCCGGGCCGCGGTCGCCTCACGCCACTGAGTCCCCAGCACCGGGTCAATCTGTGAAGGCAACGGAATGCGCGGGTTCTGGAGCAGATCAAGCGTCTCGGCCAGGCCGATGATCCGGAGCAGTTGCCCGGTGACGGTATGCCCGGGTTCGGTGAGCGCGGCGATCTCCATCCGCGCCCGCACGTCGTAGCTGTCCAGCATGCTCTCTGCCCTCCCAGTGGTTGTTGCTCAGAGGTCAGGTGCGCCAGGCGGACATAAGACAACGGGCGGAACCATGCCGGCCCTCGGGGGAAGGGGCGGCGCGGTTCCGCCCGTCGTATGGGGGTGCGCTTACTCGTTCATCAGGTCATCGAGACCGGTCTCCTCCTCTCTGACGTCTCCGTTGCGCTCCCGGTAGAGCGCGAGCCTGCGCCCGAACCAGAGCGTGCCACCGGTCGCGAGCAGCGCAACTGCGATCCCACCCCAAACGAGGCTCATCCACCCGTCACTACCCGTCTCCGCCAGGGACGTCGGCGGCTTCGGCAGCGGCGGCCGCGTGCTCGGCGGCGTGGGTGGGGTGCCCGGAGGGCGCTCGGTCACAACCGTCGTCTCACCCGGCGCACCGCACTTCCCAGCGGCGAGCACCTTCCCGTCCTTGTCGTACAGGGTCTCGACCCAGTACACGTTCCCCGGCTTGTTCACGGTCGTCTCGCCGGAGCGGTAGTGGCCGGCCTGCGTGACCGGAACCTTCGCCGAGGTGAAGAACGGCACCTCGCACACCGGGGCATCGCCAGCGGGCTGGGGGCCGTAGGCGCGGAACACCAGGTAGGCGCCCTTCGGGATGTCCGTGCCCTGCACGAGCGCGGTGTCCGAGAACGGGTCGCCCACGAACGCGGACTCCTGCGCCTGCGTCACCACCGACACCGGCTGCTCCAGTCCGGGGACGAAGAACCGCTCCCAGATATCCGCCGGCGAGCTCACGAACGGCTGCACCCGATCATCGCCCTCGAACGAGGTGATTGTTGCGTAATAGCCGGGCTTCGCAGGCCGGATCGCATCCTCATCGGTGTAGCCGATGTCATAGATCCCGTTCTTCGCGGGCGTCGTGATCCGCGTCAGCACCGGAGCATCCTCGAGCGGCAGATCCTCGGTCAGTTCCGTGTCGGTGGCGAAGGGGCCGTAGACGGTGTGCGTCAGCTCCTTCGCGTCGGGGCCCCAGTAGCCGTCCCCGGTGAAGTCGGGATGGTTGTCGGGGTACCCGGTGACGGTGATGCGGTCGAACGCCCGCCCGCCCTCGTGCACGTTGTACTCGCGCACCTCCGACATGATCGTGACCGGCCACCGCACGGAGTGGGTTTCGACGTTGATGCCGTAGGTGTCGCGCCAGTCGGTGGCGAGGAACGGGCGCACCCATTCCGGCTGCGACGCCTTCTTCACCTCCCACACCCACGTCACGAACCCCGCATCCGGCAACGTCACCGCCGGCGACGTATACGTGCCGGGGCCTTCAGCGACGACCTGCACCGACCCCACCGGCACCGCGCCAGCGGGGACCTCCGAACCCTGGACGGGAGGAAGCGTGTCGGGCACTTGATAGGCGATGCCCTCGAACACGACCGGGATCGGAGCCCCGTTCTGCTTCAGCCACGCCCCGTTCGTCGACGACACCGTGATCGTATCCGTGACGGCATCGCCGGGCTTCACGAGCCTGCCGTTCGCCTTCGATACCGCCTCCGGCTGGAACGGCGCCACGCTGGTTTCCGCGACCCTGCCGAAACGGTCGGTGAACGAATCGGTGAGGTACCTCGCGTTCTCGCCCTGCTTCTGCTTGTCGATGCTCCACACCCACGTGTAGAACCCCGACGACGGGGCCACGAGTGTCCCCAGCGACACATAGGTCCTGGAATGCGTGAGCGTCAGCGACTCCGTGCCGAGCACGGGCGCGCCGGACGGGGCGCGTTCGCTTCGGCGGGTTGCGCGTCGAACGGCCCGTACAAGATGCCCTCAGCGAGCACCGGCACCGGGCTCCCGTTCACCTTGATCCACGAATGCTTCGTCACCGTCACCGCGAGCTGGTCGACGAACGGGGCGCCGGCCTGCACGAACTTCGACGACACCTGCGTTTCGATGACCGGCTGGAAGTCCAACGGGATCACCGGCGACTCAGCCTGCGCCAACAACGGCTTGAACGAAGCCGCGGCGAGGATGCGCTGCGAACCGGGCGTGTAGAACAGGTCCACACCGGCACCCAGCCCGGTCGAGGATGCGGTGAACGTGGCACGCACTCGGTAGTCGGGTGCTCCCTCTGCCGGGGTGCCGAGGATCTGATGCGTGCACGCACCCAGCGTCGCCGACGTGGAACCGTCCGTGAACGTCGCATTCGACAAGCTCACCGTGCCGGACAGGGACGCCGGGTCCGGGGCGATCGTGAGGGTCCCGTGGTACTGGTCGGTCATCGCGATCGACAGTGAGACTGCGGGGTCTTTGACCGCGCTGGATGCGCCGGCATCGTGCATCGCTGCCAGGTGCGACAGAACCGTGGCCTGATCACCAGCGGGGACGCGGGTGATCAGCCCACCATCACCGCCCTTGCTCAGGTACACGTCGTGGTCGGCGACGTCCCAGACGAACATCGCGACCGCGGAGGTGATGTTCGGATCACGGGATTCGCCCCACCGGCCCATCACGTAGTTGAGCTGTGCGAGCTGCGCACGGGAGAGCGCGTCGAGCGTGGTCTTCAGCTCGGGCGGCTCCGTCGTCCCCCCACGGGCCGACCGCATCGAGATCCATGCAGTACGTCTGCCGACCGTGCGAGGAGAACGCACCGATGAACAGATTCTCATCTCCGTACCCGGTGCCGAGCGTCGCAGCCTGCGCCGGCGACGGGAAGAACACCCCGCCGAACAGTAGAAGCAGCGCCGTGAGGAACACCGCGATCCGTGCCGCGGCACGGGCAGGCGGTGGAGGTGAGGTATCTGGTGGAACGCGAGAGGTGCTGGACATGCGCAGGGCCTTCCTGACGAGATCGGAGACCATCGCCGGGACGGCGACGGCCACCAGTCAGGTGCGCTCGCTGCGACTCTGAGGCGCTAGACGGTTCGCCAGCCTTGGGCGTCGAGAGCGGCCAAGACCCGCCCAGGGTCTGTTACGAGCCGCACAAGTCCGAGTACTCGTGCCGGGAAACCGCTGGGATCAGAAGCGAAGGTTTCTTCATCGATCTCCAGACCGAACCGGTCTCGTAAGTTCACCGGCAACTCTGCTCCAGCCTCCTTCACCAGTTGACGTCCTTCGGTCGCCAACGCTGGTATCGTCCGAGGCCGAAATCGTTGGAGCGTGGAGGTCATGGGCTCGGGCGGTCGCGCGCTCGCACAGTGTAGGCGTGCCGTTGCATCGGTAATCCAAGGGTCGCTTGTGTCGATGGGGAGCGGTATCGGGATGCTTTGTACAGCATCGATCGCGTCGACGTCGAGGGCGAGGGAGATTCGGGAGGCGTCCTCGTGGACATTCACGTAGCGGAGCACGTTCACGCCCGGGGCGCAAACTTCGGTGAGGTATGCGTTGCCAACGAAATCGGTAGGCTCAGGGTGCACGCCCGGCTCGATCATGCAGTCCTGGCGGAGCCGCACTCGGTGGAGAAAGAACTGATCTGCTGGCCCGCCTTCGTCGTCGATGCGGCGGAACATGTTCTCGATCGCGGCCTCGTAGGTACCGACGTGCACGGCTTTCGACTTCTGGCGTGCGGCCCATCGTTCAACGGCGCCGGGGCGCGCACTCATCGATTCCATGCGCTGCCTGGTCTCTTCCGTCAGATCAGCGGCTGGGTCGAAGTCGCGGTCAGGCCATATCGGGTGCGTCGATGAGTGATACCAGGCCAGGTCGCGAGTTGCGGCCTCGTCGTGTGCCTGATCATCCGGAGCGGCGGTGAAATCGGGACGGTCTTCGCCTCGGCAGTCCGTGCCGCATGCCGGGCAGCCCTCCTTGCCTTGGTCGAAGCGGTCCAGCCAGTCGGCAGTCGCATCCCATTCGTGAGGGCAGGCGCCACACCTCATTCGCCTCGGGCGAGCGAAGTCAACTGGTCGTTCGGACACGGCGCCAGCATCTCACGAGCTACCGACATGTCCAGCTGACCGCACCCGGCAAAGTGAACCTTCAGCAAACACCGGCCTGAAAGCACCGGGTCAGCTTGCAGCATGATTCGATGTTCGTCAATATAGATACATGTCGAATCAAGAGGTTGAGTTGGTCATCGTCGGGTCCGGTCCCGCGGGGTACACCGCGGCTGTCTACGCTGCCCGTGCGGGTCTTGCTCCGATCGTGATCGCGGGCTCGGTCACCGCGGGTGGTGCGTTGATGACGACGACCGAGGTGGAGAACTTCCCGGGCTTCGTCGATGGCGTGCAGGGGCCGGAGTTGATGGAGTCGATGCGGGCTCAGGCTGAGCGGTTCGGCGCTCGGATCGTTTACGACGACGCGATCCGCCTCGATCTCCACGGCGACGTGAAGACCATCGAGACCCCCGCCGAGGTGACGTATCGGGCGCGGGCGGTGATCCTGACGATGGGTTCCGCGTACCGCAAGCTCGGCCTCACCGAGGAAGAGCGCCTGTCGGGGCACGGAGTGTCCTGGTGCGCGACCTGCGACGGGTTCTTCTTCCGGGATCAGGAGATCATCGTGGTCGGCGGCGGGGACTCCGCGATGGAGGAGGCCCTCTTCCTCACCCGGTTCGCGTCGAAGGTGACCGTGGTGCACCGCAGGGACGAGTTCCGGGCGTCGAGGATTATGGCACAGCGCGTGCTGGACGATCCGAAGATCGAGGTGGCCTGGAACAGCGAGGTCGCTGCGATCCTCGGCGACGAGCAGGTCACCGGGCTCACGCTGCGCGACAGGATTACCGGGGCCGAGCGGAGGCTCGACGCGACGGGGGTGTTCGTCGCGATCGGGCACGACCCGCGCTCCGAGCTCGTGACCGGGCAGGTCGACACCGACGCGGACGGGTACGTGCGGGTCGCGCACCCGTCAACAAAGACGAACCTGGCCGGGGTGTTCGCGGCCGGGGATCTCGTTGATCACACGTACCGGCAGGCGATCACCGCCGCGGGCACCGGTTGCGCGGCCGCGCAGGACGCCCAGCACTACCTGTCGAACCTCGCACCCGCCACCGTTTCCGAGCCTGTTCTGGAGGTCTCCGCATGAGCACCGTCACCCCTGTCACTGACGCCACCTTCCAGGCGGAGGTGCTCGAGTCCGAGCTGCCCGTCGTGGTCGACATCTGGGCGACCTGGTGCGGCCCGTGCAGGGCGATCGCCCCGATCCTGGACCAGCTCGCCAGTGAGTACGCGGGCCGGGTGAAGATCGTGAAGGTCGACGCCGACCAGAACCCCGAGACCATCACCGCGGCCGGCGTGACCTCGATCCCGACCCTCGGCTTCTACCGGAACGGGGAACGTGTAGACGTGCTGATCGGCGCGCACCCGAAGCCCGTCTACACGGCAAAGATCGAGGAGCTGCTCGCATGACCGACACCCTGACCCGCACCGCCCCGAAGCGGCTCTCCACGCTCGACAAGTGGCTGCCCCTCTGGATCGGCCTCGCCATGGTCGCGGGCCTCCTCCTCGGCCGTTTCGTGCCCGCGCTCTCGGACGCACTGTCTGCGTTGGAGGTCGGCGGGATCTCGATCCCGATCGGCCTGGGTTTGTTGGTGATGATGTATCCGGTGCTCGCGAAGGTCCGCTACGACAAGGTCGCCGCCGTCACCGGTGATAAGAAGCTCCTCGTCTCCTCGCTAGTGCTGAACTGGCTCGTGGGGCCCGCGGTCATGTTCGCGCTCGCGTGGATCTTCCTGCCGGATCTACCGGAGTACCGGACCGGGCTGATCATCGTG
This genomic interval carries:
- a CDS encoding winged helix-turn-helix transcriptional regulator, producing MSPAHTDVTTADQVTAGECSVKDVLERIGDKWSILILAALAREPHRFRALQRRVDGISQRMLTLSLQRLERDGLIDRTVLHTRPPAVEYALTPVGESLTVPLRALADWAEAHRAGISASRRAWDARADAPSMTD
- a CDS encoding NADPH-dependent F420 reductase, giving the protein MVTDSNHIARAGTVGIVGAGRIGRALAQLLESNGREVLLGSRRAGEGSDVTVSLADAASADIVVLALPHAAIEENLAMLAAIAPGTVVIDVANAVRVDDGRCRSALAVPHGRWLADRLPHVRVARAFTHVQDELLVSRATRQPGAWAVAVAADDAEAQDVAADVVRSAGYVPVVVGALDESAVLDAGGPLFLRMLLPGDLSDVVADWRRARR
- a CDS encoding RNA-binding S4 domain-containing protein, producing the protein MSESVRLDAWLWAVRVYKTRSAATTACRAGHVRVGGEKVKASQPVRVGDEVRVRIAGFDRILIVRQLLAKRVGAPLAALAADDRTPAREPVAQLAVRDRGAGRPTKRERRDIDRLRGRE
- a CDS encoding site-specific integrase, whose protein sequence is MADPRTHQMPPLGVKLTESTESRGSGLLARVRWTDPHTKKRPSRSEFVATQEEAEAFFEKMRQSTETGADMLITLKEYVDSIGDRWQRGLDPTSTVDGYDAGLRLRVLPALGHLKVSRISTGLIDRTIDRWETEYGPSTVKNSIAPLVRVLDVAVRDEVIPSNPARTRARRTYGKDDKRQTGGFRAFAIPDLDTLNQLADACAEVHQSYADHVMLCALLSARGSEVAGLQAGDIDWNSRIVTIERQTYPGKGGLVTKETKGRTTRYVPILDALEPILVRLTTGRSPEDPLLRGPRGGVLTTATVRDATKWDQLVTGLGLENLKRHGLRHTGATWLADSGVPLHVLQRILGHASIETTKGYLHPDHRHLSEAAKLANQFLASPAQTRRKETPRRPTPQL
- a CDS encoding helix-turn-helix domain-containing protein, whose product is MSVTTDAVEPLWNSREAAEFLNVSPATLSRWRSQQEGPPFVQVGAVARYNPPTVRAWVLEREVEHG
- a CDS encoding single-stranded DNA-binding protein, whose product is MRSKTSAAGYLARTPQLKRLQNGLLLFVTQLGQKQYQRQDDGTFTLTGTAYVGLTVLGDRAETAFELFTEGDDVVALGEFHSRTFERRGESVEQIQFRADKLLFDTSHPRYTVTRSPRPVDAAPTLPASSPSAAVEFRAPAAIVLGR
- a CDS encoding type IV secretory system conjugative DNA transfer family protein, whose product is MSSPIRPTGTLGDELTNAALVLLAALGMIAVLLRAAGSIAAFVTGIPQPVAGLGAGAGVLLRPGDPASVLGAPGLNPVVYWLIAGVLIFGAGAAAWRVWVLFRLHLRRQAMDPYRIAGIATRTEVAHAGSPRALRARAGNLRPSLDHPEPADVGYRIGASRGVEVWASVEDSILLIGPPRSGKGVHIVINTILDAPGAVITTSTRPDNVTATIRARQKVGPVAVFDPQHLADGIPAGLRWSPVRGCADPLTAMIRASGLASATGLGKGGVEGGDFWEAKTRVALQCLLHAAALDHRQPADLFRWTLDPAAAGDAVSILAAHPDAAGGWAEALQAMIDADPRTRDSIWQGVSLALAALADPRVLDAVTPDPDETFDPQAFLEQRGTLYLLATAAGANNSAPLVAALIEDVVEAARRLAARSSGARLDPPLLLALDEVANLSPLPSLPTLMAEGGGTGITTMPVLQSLAQARERWSENAAHAIWDAAIVKIILGGASNSRDLQDLSTLIGERDEITDSTTVGDHGSRSAQRSIRRVPIMPPDTIRRLPFGTGLVLLRAAPPIVTRLRRWTERTDRAQLIADRTEVEAQLHYRGAVGDGGAPTE